In one Bacteroidales bacterium WCE2004 genomic region, the following are encoded:
- a CDS encoding phosphoribosyl 1,2-cyclic phosphate phosphodiesterase: MEKKAKLTFLGTGTSSGVPMVACDCEVCRSADPRDKRLRASALVEYGGLTILVDCGPDFRYQMLRADVRHLDAILLTHFHKDHTGGLDDIRAFNLAERHPVNIYCESYVEQALRREYAYAFADEKYPGAPEWRVHAIDGAQPFRVHSNAGEEILSWERGFGYHHLPPQPAPDASVEIVPIHGWHHREKLVSVLGYRFGNIAYLTDIRMLDSEAELEKLRGVEYVTLGCVKIGEHHSHPSLQECLDFFEKVGAKESYITHMSHQLPRHADFAVTLPPHVHPAYDGLVLE, translated from the coding sequence ATGGAGAAGAAAGCGAAACTGACATTCCTCGGCACGGGCACCTCTTCGGGCGTCCCGATGGTGGCCTGCGACTGTGAAGTCTGCCGCTCGGCCGACCCGCGTGACAAGCGCCTGCGCGCCAGCGCGCTGGTCGAATACGGCGGCCTGACCATCCTGGTGGACTGCGGCCCCGATTTCCGCTACCAGATGCTCCGCGCGGACGTGCGGCACCTGGACGCCATCCTGCTGACGCACTTCCACAAAGACCATACGGGTGGCCTGGACGACATCCGCGCCTTCAACCTCGCGGAGCGCCATCCCGTCAACATCTATTGCGAATCCTATGTGGAGCAGGCCCTGCGCCGCGAATATGCCTACGCTTTCGCGGACGAGAAATACCCCGGCGCGCCGGAATGGCGCGTGCACGCCATCGACGGCGCACAGCCCTTCCGGGTGCATTCCAACGCTGGCGAGGAGATCCTGAGCTGGGAGCGGGGCTTCGGCTACCACCACCTCCCGCCGCAGCCCGCGCCCGACGCCTCCGTCGAGATCGTCCCGATCCACGGCTGGCACCACCGCGAGAAGCTCGTGTCCGTGCTGGGCTACCGTTTCGGCAACATCGCCTACCTGACCGACATCCGGATGCTCGACAGCGAAGCCGAGCTGGAGAAACTCCGGGGCGTGGAATACGTCACCCTGGGCTGCGTCAAGATCGGCGAGCACCATTCGCATCCCTCGCTGCAGGAATGCCTGGATTTCTTCGAGAAAGTGGGCGCGAAAGAGTCCTACATCACGCACATGTCCCACCAGCTGCCCAGGCACGCCGATTTCGCGGTGACGCTCCCGCCGCACGTGCATCCGGCCTACGACGGCCTGGTGCTGGAATAA
- a CDS encoding 16S rRNA (cytidine1402-2'-O)-methyltransferase, giving the protein MVEELRTARRFLSRYGLRGHIDELDFHVLNEHTTPAEVEAMLPLFDGRDVGLMSEAGLPAVADPGAALVALCHRHGIEVVPLVGPSSLMLALMGSGLNGQSFAFRGYIPAKTDERRAALRELEKQSRALNQSQILIETPYRNDALFADLLQGLSPTTRLCVAADLTLPTQYLRTRTVAEWRKAPAAIGKRPCVFILLAS; this is encoded by the coding sequence GTGGTCGAAGAACTGCGCACCGCGCGCCGTTTCCTCTCGCGCTACGGCCTGCGCGGCCACATCGACGAGCTGGATTTCCATGTCCTCAACGAGCACACCACGCCCGCAGAAGTGGAGGCGATGCTGCCCCTGTTCGACGGCCGGGACGTCGGCCTGATGTCCGAAGCGGGCCTGCCCGCGGTGGCCGACCCGGGCGCCGCGCTGGTGGCCCTGTGCCACCGCCACGGCATCGAGGTCGTGCCCCTCGTCGGCCCCTCGTCGCTGATGCTTGCCCTGATGGGCTCCGGCCTCAACGGCCAGTCCTTCGCCTTCCGCGGCTACATCCCCGCCAAGACCGACGAGCGCCGCGCCGCGCTCCGGGAGCTGGAGAAGCAGTCCCGTGCGCTCAACCAGAGCCAGATCCTCATCGAGACGCCCTACCGCAACGACGCCCTGTTCGCCGACCTGCTGCAGGGGCTCTCCCCCACCACGCGCCTCTGCGTGGCGGCGGACCTCACCCTGCCGACGCAGTACCTGCGCACGCGGACCGTCGCAGAATGGCGCAAGGCGCCTGCCGCCATCGGCAAGCGCCCCTGCGTATTTATCCTGCTGGCTTCTTAG
- a CDS encoding Autotransporter translocation and assembly factor TamB — MYRKKGYIVARIVGFLAILVMGFVVAIQTPYFQTRLSKLALNQLAAIMDGRVQYDELKVMTSGVLVIRNLKLVDANPYTEDINGRGWAPADTVFRAKSITATFSLAGLFRKEGLRLGRVTVEDGYFHLTSEPGEYANNISRIFRLKPSDKPASTENIFSIKKFRIKNFRFRMTSFLPDKGTYKGVGINFEDLDVTADISGHNLKMADAMMTGTLDRLSATEKSGYAIEQLSASVEVGRGTALIEDLRLDDLWSDLNMRMLALHFNKEIPGFVEGVRLEGEFMRSRVALQTIAYFAGSFDGSPTALDIRRGRVDGPVSDLTIDRLAFTELSSGVSTVLNGRVAGLPDIPGLTLDVAVQDLTGTTTAFSKLIAGVTGKAAPDLSRFARGVPLTLQLRARGPMARLNVEGSMKSSSGDFAVSGDIFNLAQPGKALETALSIGTRELDLGDFLGIPSLGPVTMHTRAHARLAAGGQPNAGIDTLHIEKFHALGRDFHNIDVSGSLQDGTARGHIVSHDPALRLNLVGMVDLEPRASGARYRLGGNLHDVDLSALGIEGAPVSRVSTHLFANLVQKDGRFDGEAWLHDLQLTNDKGTHAVGNIDLKADTDGAEQRLRLSAPFLDASFRGDSPVGDFITDIQDITLRRDLSALYTDHRPAGDSGEYDVEMNFHDTRDLLAQILPGLYIANGTRIDLTVRHNVLDGQVVSDRLAYGANYLRNVQVHFDNRKEALSAQIASTELRAGSLAMLNPAIYAGADDNALSLGVRYDSFGGAAGEASIHLDGEVSRDEDGVLEVYAHPSNSFLTTGDETWRFDESALVLHGGDLHLDRLRLYNGPQSLTVDGGFSAGRTDTLSLQMDRFNLALLDEFLPSRIGIEGQMNGSATLASGPDGIAGMLMDFRVDTLRLAGTDAGALQLTSTMHEDGQVLGLRVTDRIASHEALRAEASYFLEEKRIDGHAHFNAFPLNVASSFLQDIVSSLEGELSGDISVSGPMDDLVPYCNNLRIENAELCVAATGVPYSIDGPLRLDNAGLYLDGVTIRDRENGSCAVNATLAHKQFKDFRLDGRLALNNFKLLDTPETAKLPVYGLLRASGTAAAKGPLNALVVDADLSTAGDGNVHIPLSGSLTGSKGSSLLTFTQPERELDPYEQMLAGMSSKSVKRSDIVIRGHVTVQPSVRAFVEIDKSAGNVASVSGQGSVNISLRPARAVFDLNGDYNISEGSYQFVLPGVLSKTFSVERGSSVKFGGDIMNTELDVTATYGLRTSLDPILASGSNSRRQVNCLINISDRLRAPSVNLDIEVPDLDPTTRTEVESALNTSDKVQKQFVSLLLLGSFLPGEASGVFSQSNLLLSNVAEMMSGQINNILQRLDIPVDVGFGYQEINTGENLFDISLSTQLFENRVLLGGNFGNRRFSTGKSSGDFTGNLDLQVKLDPEGKFRFLVFSHAADEFTSYLDFSQRNGIGLSYQREYRTFQEFLRHLTVPAKKREALDLQEAERQLKQVIIKIDDTGQTLPDSRAARRRRAQRDSTTVRP, encoded by the coding sequence ATGTACAGGAAAAAGGGATATATCGTCGCGCGCATCGTCGGATTTCTGGCGATCCTGGTCATGGGTTTCGTCGTGGCCATCCAGACCCCCTATTTCCAGACCCGCCTCTCCAAGCTCGCCCTCAACCAGCTGGCCGCCATCATGGACGGCCGCGTGCAGTACGACGAGCTCAAGGTGATGACCTCCGGGGTGCTCGTCATCCGCAACCTCAAGCTGGTGGACGCCAACCCCTATACCGAAGACATCAACGGTCGCGGCTGGGCCCCGGCCGACACCGTGTTCCGGGCCAAGAGCATCACGGCCACCTTCTCGCTGGCCGGCCTCTTCCGCAAGGAGGGCCTCCGGCTGGGGCGCGTGACCGTCGAGGACGGCTACTTCCACCTCACTTCGGAGCCGGGCGAATACGCCAACAACATCTCCCGCATCTTCCGGCTCAAGCCCTCTGACAAGCCCGCGTCCACGGAAAACATCTTCTCCATCAAGAAGTTCCGCATCAAGAACTTCCGCTTCCGGATGACGAGTTTCCTGCCCGACAAGGGCACCTACAAGGGCGTCGGCATCAATTTCGAGGACCTGGACGTCACGGCCGACATCAGCGGCCACAACCTCAAGATGGCGGACGCGATGATGACCGGGACGCTGGACCGCCTCTCCGCCACGGAGAAGTCCGGCTACGCCATCGAGCAGCTCAGCGCCAGCGTCGAGGTCGGCCGCGGCACGGCCCTCATCGAGGACCTCCGCCTGGACGACCTGTGGTCCGACCTCAACATGCGCATGCTCGCGCTGCATTTCAACAAAGAGATCCCCGGCTTCGTCGAAGGCGTGCGCCTGGAAGGCGAATTCATGCGTTCGCGCGTCGCCTTGCAGACCATCGCCTATTTCGCCGGCTCCTTCGACGGGAGCCCGACCGCGCTTGACATCCGGCGCGGCCGCGTCGATGGTCCGGTCAGCGACCTGACCATCGACCGGCTCGCCTTCACCGAACTTTCTTCCGGCGTGTCCACCGTGCTCAACGGCCGCGTCGCCGGCCTGCCCGACATCCCCGGCCTGACGCTCGACGTCGCCGTCCAGGACCTCACGGGCACCACCACGGCCTTCTCCAAGCTGATCGCCGGCGTGACCGGCAAAGCCGCCCCGGACCTCAGCCGTTTCGCCCGCGGCGTTCCGCTTACCCTGCAGCTCAGGGCGCGCGGTCCCATGGCGCGGCTGAACGTCGAAGGTAGCATGAAGAGCTCTTCCGGCGACTTCGCCGTGAGCGGAGACATCTTCAACCTCGCCCAGCCGGGCAAGGCACTCGAGACGGCGCTCAGCATCGGCACGCGCGAGCTGGACCTCGGCGACTTCCTCGGCATCCCTTCCCTCGGTCCCGTCACGATGCACACCCGCGCCCATGCCAGACTGGCCGCGGGCGGCCAGCCGAACGCCGGCATCGACACCCTCCACATCGAGAAATTCCACGCCCTCGGGCGCGATTTCCATAACATCGACGTGTCCGGCTCCCTGCAGGACGGCACGGCGCGCGGCCACATCGTGAGCCACGATCCCGCGCTCCGCCTGAATCTCGTCGGCATGGTCGACCTCGAGCCCCGCGCCAGCGGCGCCCGCTACCGGCTGGGCGGCAACCTCCACGACGTGGACCTGTCAGCCCTGGGCATCGAGGGCGCCCCCGTTTCCCGCGTCTCCACCCATCTCTTCGCCAACCTGGTGCAGAAAGACGGCCGTTTCGACGGCGAGGCCTGGCTGCACGACCTCCAGCTGACCAACGACAAGGGCACGCACGCCGTCGGGAACATCGACCTGAAGGCCGACACGGACGGCGCCGAGCAGCGGCTCCGCCTGAGCGCGCCGTTCCTCGATGCCAGTTTCCGCGGCGACTCCCCGGTCGGCGACTTCATCACGGACATCCAGGACATCACCCTGCGGCGGGACCTCTCCGCCCTCTATACGGACCACCGGCCGGCCGGTGATTCCGGCGAATATGACGTGGAGATGAATTTCCACGACACGCGCGACCTGCTTGCGCAGATCCTGCCCGGCCTCTACATCGCCAACGGCACCAGAATCGACCTCACCGTCCGTCACAATGTCCTGGACGGCCAGGTCGTGTCCGACCGCCTTGCTTACGGGGCCAACTACCTGCGCAACGTACAGGTCCACTTCGACAACCGGAAGGAGGCGCTCTCGGCGCAGATTGCCAGCACCGAGCTGCGCGCCGGCTCGCTGGCGATGCTCAACCCCGCCATCTACGCAGGCGCGGACGACAACGCCCTCTCGCTGGGCGTCCGCTACGACAGCTTCGGCGGCGCGGCCGGCGAGGCATCCATCCACCTCGACGGCGAAGTCAGCCGCGACGAAGACGGCGTCCTGGAGGTATACGCGCATCCCAGCAACTCCTTCCTGACCACGGGAGACGAGACCTGGCGCTTCGACGAATCCGCGCTCGTCCTGCACGGCGGCGACCTGCATCTGGACCGCCTGCGGCTCTATAACGGCCCGCAGAGCCTGACCGTGGACGGCGGCTTCTCCGCCGGCCGCACCGATACCCTCTCCCTGCAGATGGACCGCTTCAACCTCGCGCTGCTGGACGAGTTCCTCCCGTCCAGGATCGGCATCGAGGGCCAGATGAACGGCTCCGCCACCCTGGCCTCCGGCCCGGACGGCATCGCCGGCATGCTCATGGATTTCCGCGTCGACACGCTCCGCCTGGCCGGCACGGACGCCGGCGCGCTCCAGCTGACCAGCACGATGCACGAAGACGGCCAGGTCCTCGGCCTGCGCGTCACCGACCGCATCGCCAGCCACGAAGCCCTGCGCGCCGAGGCCTCCTATTTCCTCGAAGAGAAACGCATCGACGGCCACGCACATTTCAACGCGTTCCCGCTCAACGTCGCTTCCTCCTTCCTGCAGGACATCGTCTCCAGCCTGGAAGGTGAGCTGAGCGGCGACATCAGCGTGTCCGGCCCGATGGACGACCTCGTGCCCTACTGCAACAACCTCCGCATCGAGAACGCCGAGCTGTGTGTCGCCGCCACGGGCGTCCCCTATTCCATCGACGGCCCGCTGCGGCTGGACAACGCCGGCCTCTATCTCGACGGCGTGACCATCCGCGACCGGGAGAACGGCTCCTGCGCGGTCAACGCCACGCTCGCCCACAAGCAGTTCAAGGACTTCCGGCTCGACGGCCGCCTGGCCCTCAACAATTTCAAGCTCCTGGACACGCCCGAGACGGCCAAACTCCCCGTCTACGGCCTGCTGCGCGCCTCGGGCACGGCGGCCGCCAAGGGCCCGCTCAACGCCCTCGTCGTGGACGCCGACCTCAGCACCGCGGGCGACGGCAACGTCCACATCCCGCTGTCCGGCTCGCTCACCGGCAGCAAAGGCAGCAGCCTGCTCACCTTCACGCAGCCGGAGCGCGAACTCGACCCCTACGAGCAGATGCTCGCCGGGATGAGTTCCAAGTCCGTCAAGCGCAGCGACATCGTCATCCGCGGACACGTCACGGTCCAGCCGTCCGTCCGCGCGTTCGTAGAAATCGACAAGTCCGCCGGCAACGTGGCCTCGGTCAGCGGCCAGGGCAGCGTCAACATCAGCCTGCGCCCCGCCCGTGCGGTCTTCGACCTCAACGGCGACTACAACATCAGCGAAGGCAGCTACCAGTTCGTCCTCCCGGGCGTCCTGTCCAAGACCTTCAGCGTCGAGCGCGGCAGCTCCGTCAAGTTCGGCGGCGACATCATGAACACGGAACTGGACGTGACGGCCACCTACGGCCTGCGCACTTCCCTGGATCCGATCCTGGCCTCCGGCAGCAACTCGCGCCGCCAGGTCAACTGCCTCATCAACATCTCCGACCGCCTGCGCGCCCCTTCGGTCAACCTGGACATCGAGGTCCCCGACCTGGATCCGACCACGCGCACCGAGGTCGAGTCCGCCCTCAACACCTCCGACAAGGTGCAGAAGCAGTTCGTCTCGCTGCTGCTCCTCGGATCGTTCCTGCCGGGCGAGGCCTCCGGCGTCTTCAGCCAGAGCAACCTCCTGCTGTCCAACGTCGCGGAGATGATGTCAGGCCAGATCAACAACATCCTGCAGCGGCTCGACATCCCCGTCGACGTGGGCTTCGGCTACCAGGAGATCAACACCGGCGAGAACCTCTTCGACATCTCCCTGTCCACGCAGCTCTTCGAGAACCGCGTACTGCTGGGCGGCAACTTCGGCAACCGGCGCTTCTCCACGGGCAAATCCTCGGGCGACTTCACCGGCAACCTCGACCTGCAGGTCAAGCTGGACCCCGAAGGGAAATTCCGCTTCCTCGTGTTCTCGCACGCGGCCGACGAATTCACCAGCTACCTCGACTTCTCGCAGCGCAACGGCATCGGTCTCTCCTACCAGCGCGAATACCGCACCTTCCAGGAGTTCCTGCGCCACCTGACCGTCCCCGCCAAGAAGCGGGAGGCCCTCGACCTGCAGGAAGCCGAAAGACAACTCAAACAAGTAATCATCAAGATCGATGACACCGGGCAAACTCTACCTGATTCCCGCGCCGCTCGGCGACGCAGAGCCCAGCGCGACTCTACCACAGTCCGTCCTTGA